GCTGCTTCCTGATATTTCATGCCATCCGCGATGTCTTGTACATTGTTTGCCAGTGTCAAGGAGCGGCTGCTGTGGTCAGAAGCGCTATCCATCAGCATTTTGGCGGATTCGGTAACTTGTTTGGAAGCGGATTGAACATTCACGATAACGCTGTTCATTTTCGCAACCATATCGTTGAATTTCTGGTTGATGATACCGAGATCGTCTTTACCGGTTTTGATATGAGTATCCAGATTTCCTTTGCTCACCTCTTCAATCCCGCGAATCAGTTCGCGAATCGGGGAGAGTGTACGGCGAACGATGAAGAACTGAACGATAAAGATCAGAATAAGGAAGATCACCATAATGGTAATTCCGCGAACAAGCAGCTCGTGCAAACCGTCTGGAACTGCACTTGCATCGGCATCTACACCGAAGTAAGCAAAGATTTTACCATTGGAATCTTTGATCGGATAAAGGATTGTGGTCCACAGTCCAAAATCGTCACTGTAAAAACTCGTAAAGGTAGTCTGTCCGGTTTTCAGCATTTCCTGAACACCTTCAACGATCGTTTGCGGCTGTTCGTACATGTCGCCGATATTGACCTTACCTTCTTTGAGGGCTTCCATCAGTTTGGTTGGAACTGCAACCAGCTGTGTGCCGTTACCATTCTGAAGTTCCGTACCGAATACATAAGCTTGTGCGATATTCGGATTGTATTTGTTTACATTGTCGAGATATGCGCGCAATTCACTTTGTACTGGACCTTCATAGCTTTTTTCAGCCATTGCTTGTTCAACCTGTTGAGTGGTAATGCCCTGAGCAAAAGTATCCGTAACCGCTTGGATCTGCCCATGAAGCTGATCAATCAAAATCGTTTTCTGGGTAAAGTAGCTGCTGACAAGCAAAATAACGCCAATCAAAATAATACTCATTGCCGAGATGATCAGATTTTTTGCAAAGAAGGACAGTTTGCCTAGTTTTTTCAATGAACTTCACTCCTGTAATCTAATTGATAAATACGTTTCGTTCGGCGCTATGGCAATTCGACTGCCAATAGAGACAATCGGTTTGCCATTCCCGACATTTTGCACACCTTAGCGAATTAGGTATTTAGAATCATTTATTAGGGCTGAGACAAAAGTAATAATTAAGTACTTGAACCAATTTTTGCCTGAACCTAGTAAAAAATTCAATTTCGCTCGGCAGCACATAACTTAATATGTCGGAAATTGTAAGGTGTTATGTTATAGCGATATAAAAAATTATCAGGAGATAAAGCTAAGTCTTTAAAACTAGGACTGTAAGACTATAAGCTTATACCCCGTAAATAGAATGTTGAAACAACATCTTGAATAATTTTTTGGTGACGGATTGTGTCGGATGCTGTAACGGACCTTGTGTGGTGATTCCCTTTGTATTTCTGAAATGGTTGGGATAAAATGGGGTGTAGACGTTATTCAGGCATGATACTTGCCCTGAGGCTGATCCAATACCCATTCTAGCATGAGACACATGTCGTCTAGACGGACAAGCTGTTCATTTAGAGAAGTGTATTCAGCTACTTCTGGAGTGAGGGTAGAAAGTCTTGTTCGGAGATTGGTTTGTTGAGCATTCAATTCGTGCAGCTTCGCCTTGATCTGATTTTCAGTTCTCATAGCGTATACTCCTTTGTTATGGGAATGGGTGGGATGTGTAACTGCGTATATTCGCCAGTTTTAGTATAGTTCAATTGGATCATGAAATCTATGGACAATGGCAAATTGGACGGTTATATGGCAAAGCAAGCTTGAATAATACAGGGTTAACGTTTACCGTATCTTGGTATTTATGAAAGCGTAACGCATCATATACTAGATGATATCGGTAAAAATCTGGATGATGGAGTGAGCAAAAGACATGAATATTAAACAGCTAGCTGCTGAAAAAGCGGTAGACTGGGTAGAAGATGGAATGATGGTAGGATTGGGGACCGGATCGACAGCAGTCTATGCTATCCGCAAACTGGGAGAACGGGTACAGCAAGGGCTGAACATTCGTGCTGTTGCTACATCTGTAGAATCGGAAAAGCTTGCACGCGAGATGTCTATTCCGATTGTACCTTTTGCGGAAGCAGGCATCATTGATCTGACGATTGATGGTGCAGACGAAGTAGATCCCGATCTGAATCTGATCAAAGGTGGCGGTGGCGCTCTGCTGCGTGAGAAGATTGTTGCTGCAAGAAGCCGTCAGGTGATGATCGTTGCTGGAGAAAATAAGGTCGTACAGCGATTAGGTACATTCCCGCTGCCAGTCGAGGTTGTTACCTTTGCCCACGAATGGACGATGGAGAAGCTGGAAAATCTGGGCGGCGCACCTGTGCTGCGTAAAACAGAGAGCGGTGAAGTGTTCGTTACTGACAACGGCAACTATACGGTGGATTGTCATTTTAAAGAGATTCTGAATCCGTCACGTATGCATCGTGTATTGAATGACATCCCAGGTGTAGTGGATAACGGATTGTTTATTGGTCTGGCAAGCTCGGTAATCGTTGCTTACAATAGTGGGACGATTGAAGTGCTTCGCGCAGGCAGATAAGCGGCATGAAATAGTATGAATAGTGATAGATGAGCATACGATTCATTCGGCTACATTATCCGAAGGGGTCGTTGAATCGTGTGTCTTCTCAATATAAAAAGTCGGAAAATGTGGTGTGTGAACATTTTTCGGCTTTTTATTGTATGTTCACTCAGACTGACACTGGATTGTTCACAATTTTGGAGTTGACAAATATGCTTTGTTATACTATCTTTAAATCAAGATTTACTAATTCATAATTTACGTACAGGTTAAAAGGAGAGAATACCATGTCTAAAGTTTTATTTGTTAAAGCTAATAACCGTCCTGCTGATCAAGCGATCACTGTTCAATTGTATGATGCCTTCCTGGAAAGCTACAAAGCTTCCCATCCAGAAGATGAAGTACAAGTACTGGATCTGTTTGAAGAAAAACCAGCTTACTACGATGCGTTCGTTATCGGTGCTAACTTCAAAGCATCCCAAGGCATCGAAGTATCCGCTGAAGAGCAAGCTGCTGTTGATCTGATCAACCGCTACATGACTCAATTCCTGGAAGCTGAAAAAGTAGTAATCGCATTCCCACTGTGGAACTTCACTGTTCCTGCTGTACTGCACACGTACTTCGATTATCTGTCCCAAGCAGGTAAAACATTCAAATACACTCCAGAAGGTCCTGTCGGTCTGGCTGGCGGTAAAAAAGTAATGCTGCTGCACGCAAGCGGCGGTGTATATTCCGAAGGCCCTGGCGCAGACGTTGAGCTGGCTGTTCGTTATGTACGTTCGATGCTCGGATTCTGGGGCATTACTGATGTTGAGAAATTCCTGATCGAAGGTCACAACGCATTCCCTGATCGTGCAGCTCAAATCGTTGCTGAAGGTCTGGAAAAAGCGAAAGAAACAGCAAAACAATTCTAAGATTGCTTGCTGCTTGAGCTTGTCATCCGACGGTTCCCATGCTTGAATATGATCTTTGCTTCTCACTTGAATACGATCAGTCAGACAGAGAAACCGGAAGGAATTGCATGTGTAGATGTCGAAGTAAGACATGTAGGGTATTCTTGATTTTCTGATGTATTCAGTATCAGATTCATCGATTGCAATGACGCCTGACGTGCTGCGAAACAATGCAGTGCGTCAGGCGTCAAACATCATGAGGGAGGGACCTATTATGAAACAGGCAAATCGTACAACCGCTCCTGCCAACGATGTGGAGAAAGAATCGCTGCATCTGTGGACTGTTTTATCGCGTGCCTATCAGTCAGTGGTATCACTGATTAATGCCGATATACAGAGTTATGGTCTAAATCCGACGGAATTGGGCGTGCTCGACTTCCTGTACCACAGTGAAGATCCGCAGCCGCTGCAAAAGATCGGACAAAAGG
The DNA window shown above is from Paenibacillus sp. JQZ6Y-1 and carries:
- the rpiA gene encoding ribose-5-phosphate isomerase RpiA, producing MNIKQLAAEKAVDWVEDGMMVGLGTGSTAVYAIRKLGERVQQGLNIRAVATSVESEKLAREMSIPIVPFAEAGIIDLTIDGADEVDPDLNLIKGGGGALLREKIVAARSRQVMIVAGENKVVQRLGTFPLPVEVVTFAHEWTMEKLENLGGAPVLRKTESGEVFVTDNGNYTVDCHFKEILNPSRMHRVLNDIPGVVDNGLFIGLASSVIVAYNSGTIEVLRAGR
- a CDS encoding FMN-dependent NADH-azoreductase → MSKVLFVKANNRPADQAITVQLYDAFLESYKASHPEDEVQVLDLFEEKPAYYDAFVIGANFKASQGIEVSAEEQAAVDLINRYMTQFLEAEKVVIAFPLWNFTVPAVLHTYFDYLSQAGKTFKYTPEGPVGLAGGKKVMLLHASGGVYSEGPGADVELAVRYVRSMLGFWGITDVEKFLIEGHNAFPDRAAQIVAEGLEKAKETAKQF
- a CDS encoding methyl-accepting chemotaxis protein; this encodes MKKLGKLSFFAKNLIISAMSIILIGVILLVSSYFTQKTILIDQLHGQIQAVTDTFAQGITTQQVEQAMAEKSYEGPVQSELRAYLDNVNKYNPNIAQAYVFGTELQNGNGTQLVAVPTKLMEALKEGKVNIGDMYEQPQTIVEGVQEMLKTGQTTFTSFYSDDFGLWTTILYPIKDSNGKIFAYFGVDADASAVPDGLHELLVRGITIMVIFLILIFIVQFFIVRRTLSPIRELIRGIEEVSKGNLDTHIKTGKDDLGIINQKFNDMVAKMNSVIVNVQSASKQVTESAKMLMDSASDHSSRSLTLANNVQDIADGMKYQEAATEETAKSMSEVSTVINTIAKNSSTVSDEAYAMEQKSAQGNQIVSKVTDQMTLISDSVHETAKAVDLLESRSQEIGNILGIITGISGQTNLLALNASIEAARVGEHGKGFAVVAGEVRKLAEQSADSANQISTLIAEIQSEIQNAVTSMKKGTLEVEHGMSIANQTGLLFADIHDATKKVTEQIQDISSATQQISAGTEEMTATADSLKTTAATAAANSAKVSENLEGQKATVLSTSDAANQLSTMAEQLQELISHFHVRKID